The window TAGGAGAGCTGGCGCCCCTGGCCGTTATACATGAACAGTAGAGGGCTGCTTGCTGATGCCTGGGGTTGGGGTCTCGCGGATACGCCTGAAGGTGCATCAAAGCGGGGAAAGATCCGGCCGATCATCTGGGTAAAATCGAGGCCTGCCAAACTTTCTAAGGCCGAACCGGCTTGAGTCTGCGAAGCCCTGGGCTGATCAATACTCAGGGTATTCCCGAGTTCCAATCCGGTGTCTTCATAGCGGTGGGTATACCTATTATATAGGATGGGTTTGTAGCTGACGGCGATACTGCGGCGGAGCAAGAGATTGGTAATGGAAGCCGTTAGGTCAATGGAGGTAAACTCAATGTCCGGGATGCCGTCTCCATTGAGGTCCCTGAGGGTACTAACTCCGTTCGGAAAATTGGAAGCCAGAATCCCATACCGCCTGTTGGGAAAGCTGCTGAAGCTGAGATCATTCGACGACCGCCCTGGGGTCTCCTGGCGGAAGAATACTAAGGCGGTCAATTCAACCTCTCCGGAGGTTGAACCTTGTTTCGGAGAAAAACTAAAGAGGTGCAGATCCTCAAGACCGTCGTTGTTCACGTCAATAAACGCCACGGGCGGGCGGTCCCAGAAGATCGGGGCTGTGGTTCCATGTTATCCCGAGAGATCCACCCTCCCAAGACTCTGGCCCTGGTAGGTCAGGATGTGCAGGATGGAATTGTTTATGTACAAGATTTCATCGTGCCCGTCTTGATTGACATCTTGCACCGAAACCAGGGGCATAACACTGGTAATACTCTGCACCCCAGGCATGGTGAGCTGAGCGCCAAGATCGTCGAGGTAGGATGGCATGGTCTCCTGGGTTAACCGCCGTGGACGGTTATCTTCCATGGTCATGAGACCTGCATGATCAAACCAGAGCGGCACCGCTGCGCTTTGGTCCGAAACCTCGTAAAACAACCGAACCGTCTTCGGTCTGTTCTGTAGAGCAGTGCTGGTAAAGGGGGTGGGATTCTGTGAGTAGGAAACCCGCCGATACTCAGAAGCCTCCAGATCAATGTAGGAGATCCCATCGGCGGCAATGAGGATGAGTTCTGGTTCTGCGCCGCCTGCAAGATTTGCATAATCCAGGGCGATGAGGTCCGAGAGATTATCCTGTTGAAACACAGTCCTTCCGTGCCGGTACACCAGAAGATCAAAATCCCGGGTAACCACCACGAAATGGGATCCGAAGCCCCGGGAATACCGCGGGCTATCCAGCGAAGAAGTTCCGGCCTGAGCCCTGACCAATCCAGGCTGCCCCAGGAAGAGCCCGAAAAGCACCACCAGTAGTAGGTTCTTATGTGCAACATTCACCATCATTACCAACCCAAACTATGCCCCGAGGTTTCAAAATGAATCCTACCGATCCAAGATCGAACCCTATATGCCAAATTCCTTTACTGTGCGCAAAAGGTTGTACCATTGCACCCTGGCAACACCACCCATGGGTGGTCCTAAAGGGTCCTCCGCTATAGCTGGTTTCGTTTACAACCTTTTTCGTACTACAAAATCCCTTCACAAACCTCTATTTTGAACTAGTTTCGACTTACGTACGATAGTAAGAAAAGAAAATAATAGTATCAATAACCCAAGGGCGGTATTGGTTCATACAGAACCATTTTGGGTGTTTGAAAATCACCGAATCCCCCCGGGCGGCACCGGAAACACCGGATACATCCAGCCTAAAAACATCGAACATAGGTATGGAGCGAAACCTGTTTGCATGGTCCATCCCGGTGCCCTATAGTAGTACCACAGTACCCTGGGTTGCCCGGGCAGCCAGGGACAAGGCAATGTGGAAAAACCGGCAGGAATGCAGAACCCTTCCGCTTCTGCCCCACTGGAAAGGAGATAGAAATGCAATTAGGCGCTTTCTCGATAAGTCTGGCCGTCAAGGATCTACAGGCCTCCAAGGCCTTCTACGAGGCCTTGGGATTTACTGTTTTCGGCGGACAAGCTGAGCATCATTACCTGATCATGAAGAACGGTCCGGCCATCATCGGCCTGTTTCAGGGTATGTTTTCCCAGAATATTTTGACCTTCAACCCCCGGTGGGATCAAGAATGTAACACCCTGGAGAATCTTCCCGATGTCCGGGATATCCATGCTGAGGTACGCCGCCAGGGCTTGAAGACCGAGCAGGAGGCATTAGAAAGCGAAAGCGGCCCGGGCAGCTTCGTGATAGTGGATCCTGACGGAAACCCGGTACTCATTGACCAGCATTGTTAGGATCTAGGGTGATTCCCATGCCCCGGGTAGTCCGGGGCTGTTAGGCACCTGCAGGTTGAACCGCCACCGGAAGATCAGGACCGCGGCGGAAGCGGAAGAAGTTCAACACCCCGCGAACCGCTTCATCCAGAAACACCGCCCAGAAGACCCCGACAATACCCATATTGAAGGCGAACAGTCCCAGAGCAGCGGCTCCAAGAACCAGAATGGTCCCCAGGATCTGGGTCTTGAACATCCACTGGGTATCCCCGTACCCCCGGATAGCCGATCCCAGGACGATATTTAAGGACCGCGGATAGGATTTAAGCCCCGCGATAACCAGGATGGTAATAGAGGTTTCCATGGTCTGGGGATCGTTGGTAAAGATTCCCAGGATCTGCCGGGGTAATACCAAGAAAATCACCAAAATAACCGTGGATATGATCCAGCTATCCAGGATTCCACGGTACCCGATCCGGATAGCCTCCTGACGGTTTCCCTCCCCGGTCCGGTGTCCCGCCAGGGTCATTACCCCCTGTCCCAGTGCGATGAATACCATGGCGGGGATAATCTCAATGCTAAAAATGATGGTGTGGATGCCCGCAGCCAGCATACTGATGGTATTTAATAAGCGCAGCAGCCCCAGGTTTCCAATGTTCCACAGGAACTCTTCCCCTGCGGATGGCAGCCCCTTCATGGAAATCTCCTTGTAAAACCCCAGGGGAGCCCGGAGTATCTCCCTGACCCGAAGGGTAAAGGGCAGGGTCTTGGGATGAAAGAGCAATACCAGGAAAATGATAAGGCCTCCGGCCTCTGCCAAGGAGGTGGCCAGGGCGGCGCCCTCGAGTCCCAACTCAGGAAACCCCCAGTTTCCGAAGATCAGCAGCCAGTCCAGGATAATGTTCAATGCGGACCGCACGATCCCGGCGATCATGATGGGCCGGGTAAATCCGTAGGACTGTAAAATGCTGGTGCTGGCGGAGATGATACCCGTCAGGAGAATGACCGGGAGCAGATAGGTCATGTAGGCCAGACAGTATCCCAACACCGGTTCCGCCACACCCATAGCCTGGAATATCTGCCGGGCAAAAAAGCTCCACAGTAAGAACAACCCGATAGCCATTAGGCTGTTGAACTTCAAGACGCTGTGGGCCAGCTGGCGGACCCGGGGCTCATTATCTGCCCCGATGGCCTGACTCATCAGGATGGTTGCGCCTGTGGTAATGGCGAAGATCACCGACAGAGAGGTCCACAGGGGAGCCGTCACATTGCCCAGGGCGCTCATGTATTCCACCTGAATCCGGCCGAGAAAGGCACGGTCGATGATCAGCTGTACCTGGGAAATGAGCATATTGAGCATCAACGGAAATGCAATGCCCCAGAGGGTTTTGTCCTTTTTCACAGAGGTCCTTCTTTATCTATCTATATATAGTGCCTCAGGACCGATGTCCTGGAGCGGAGAGCTATTCCCTTCCGGGGGAGGTTCCGGGCGCGTGTGGTTAACCCGGGGGAGAGGGTTGGCGGGACATGGGAATCACCCTGCTACAACACCTTCCTGAGGAAAGTAAACACCAGAAATCCAAGACCTGCAAGTAGGATCACCCCGCCCAGAACCGCCAAACTTACGGAGTATCCCGAGGCCTGAGCCAGTCCCCCGATGGCTGCATACAGAGCCAGAGCCTTCAACTCAACCAGGAGCCCCTTGAAGGAGGAAAGGGTTGCCCGGAGGGAGGATGGGATCGCCTCCTGCAGACGTCCCTCGTAAACCGTCTGGATAATACCGGAAATAAACACGAAACCAAGGATTATGGCGAGGGCCGGGGGCGTAAATATCATCCCTGTCAGGATTAAAAGGCCTCCGGTAACGGCAAAGAGCAGGTAAAACCAAGGGGCGGTAAGTCCAGTAAACCGATGGGCAAGGAGACCGGCCAGGGCCTCGGCCCCAGTAATCCCGGCGATATACAATCCGAGCCAATAGGCGGGCATACCCGCCTGGTCCGCAACGATGGCCCAGTACTCTTCCAGGGCGCCGCTGAATACCAGCGCCAGGGAAACAAACATAAGGAGCCCGAAAACACCGGGGGTGTGCTGGATTGTTTTCACGCCCTGGGTCAACATCATAACGAACCCGGGCTGGTCCTCTTGGGTTGAATCCTGCTTTTCCGTCTCGGGTACCAGGCGGAGACACAGGGCGGCTGCCACACTGGCGAAACAACTCATACCAAGGATAACCGGATACCCCAGTAACACCGCCGGAGAGGCGAGGACCGCTGCCGCTACCATAGCCCCGGAGCTTATGGCTCGGGTACGACCGAAAACCTTGGTAAATTCTGCCTCCCTGCCCAGAGCAGCTAATTCATCGTACAGCAGAGCCTCGAAGGTTCCGGAGCGTAGGGCACACTCAACCCCCCAGAGGATGAATCCTATCAAGAATCCCAAAAAATTCGGCAGCATCAGCCACAAACCGAAGGCTGCACCCCGGAAAACCTGGCCCAGAACCAGGATATTCCGCCGGGAGTACCGGTCCGCCCACACTCCCGAGGGCACCTCCAATACAAAGGTGGTTACCGACCAGAGGGCGAAAAGCATAGCCACCTGCCAAGGTTGTATTCCCGACTGACTGATCATGACCCCGTAGAGGGGAAAAATCAGCACAAAATCCGCGAAAAAGCTGTAGGCGTAGAGGGAGGAAAGTAATCCAGCAGTATTTCTTTTTTTTCGTTGTTTTCCGGTTTTCATGGCTTCAAAAAGCTATCCGGTTTTTGGAGGGATTTCAATGCATAGGCCAATACTAGGGTATGTTTGTTATCTGACTTTTTTTGTAACCTTTATTTGGAATATGCGTATTATATCACCATATGAAAATAGTTATCCACCGCGGTGCGTGCCATGCACTCCCCCCAAAACTCCTTTCTTCCTACCTAAAAACCTGGGGTTTTCCCCTGGGTTTTATAGAGGGTTTTCCCACCTACCGGACCGGGAAATCCTATGGTATTATCCCCTGCGATGTGTATTCTCAAACCTGGCATTCCGGACAGTATTTCCAGGGTGCGGGGTTTCGTGCCCCGGCTCTGAGCATGCCATATCCGATGCCTGCTAACGGGATGGAAC is drawn from Spirochaeta lutea and contains these coding sequences:
- a CDS encoding VOC family protein — translated: MQLGAFSISLAVKDLQASKAFYEALGFTVFGGQAEHHYLIMKNGPAIIGLFQGMFSQNILTFNPRWDQECNTLENLPDVRDIHAEVRRQGLKTEQEALESESGPGSFVIVDPDGNPVLIDQHC
- a CDS encoding MATE family efflux transporter, producing the protein MKKDKTLWGIAFPLMLNMLISQVQLIIDRAFLGRIQVEYMSALGNVTAPLWTSLSVIFAITTGATILMSQAIGADNEPRVRQLAHSVLKFNSLMAIGLFLLWSFFARQIFQAMGVAEPVLGYCLAYMTYLLPVILLTGIISASTSILQSYGFTRPIMIAGIVRSALNIILDWLLIFGNWGFPELGLEGAALATSLAEAGGLIIFLVLLFHPKTLPFTLRVREILRAPLGFYKEISMKGLPSAGEEFLWNIGNLGLLRLLNTISMLAAGIHTIIFSIEIIPAMVFIALGQGVMTLAGHRTGEGNRQEAIRIGYRGILDSWIISTVILVIFLVLPRQILGIFTNDPQTMETSITILVIAGLKSYPRSLNIVLGSAIRGYGDTQWMFKTQILGTILVLGAAALGLFAFNMGIVGVFWAVFLDEAVRGVLNFFRFRRGPDLPVAVQPAGA
- a CDS encoding MFS transporter, with the translated sequence MKTGKQRKKRNTAGLLSSLYAYSFFADFVLIFPLYGVMISQSGIQPWQVAMLFALWSVTTFVLEVPSGVWADRYSRRNILVLGQVFRGAAFGLWLMLPNFLGFLIGFILWGVECALRSGTFEALLYDELAALGREAEFTKVFGRTRAISSGAMVAAAVLASPAVLLGYPVILGMSCFASVAAALCLRLVPETEKQDSTQEDQPGFVMMLTQGVKTIQHTPGVFGLLMFVSLALVFSGALEEYWAIVADQAGMPAYWLGLYIAGITGAEALAGLLAHRFTGLTAPWFYLLFAVTGGLLILTGMIFTPPALAIILGFVFISGIIQTVYEGRLQEAIPSSLRATLSSFKGLLVELKALALYAAIGGLAQASGYSVSLAVLGGVILLAGLGFLVFTFLRKVL